A region from the Salicibibacter cibarius genome encodes:
- a CDS encoding ImmA/IrrE family metallo-endopeptidase yields MFHSTIRQIVSEAYKKRNICSLDDLSLETLSRRFMIDLDYSYSQTSSLQVGHYKLISLDKRIPSHYQRWDFFHELGHILLHNIDQKKALKGVSFFMELQAYRFALHASMPYFLIKKICEITPYTLSYVFNIPIFFAERRMDQIKAHITIKGGKII; encoded by the coding sequence ATGTTTCATTCAACCATTCGCCAGATCGTTAGTGAAGCCTACAAAAAAAGAAACATTTGCTCGTTGGATGATCTTTCATTAGAAACACTCAGCCGACGGTTCATGATTGATCTCGATTATTCTTATTCACAAACGTCATCCCTACAAGTTGGCCATTACAAACTAATATCCCTGGACAAGCGTATACCTTCTCATTATCAACGTTGGGATTTCTTCCATGAACTTGGTCATATTCTCCTTCATAATATTGACCAGAAAAAAGCGTTAAAGGGTGTATCATTTTTTATGGAATTGCAAGCATATAGATTTGCTTTACACGCTTCCATGCCCTACTTTCTGATCAAAAAAATTTGTGAAATAACACCGTACACATTATCCTATGTATTTAATATTCCCATCTTTTTTGCTGAAAGACGCATGGATCAGATTAAAGCACACATCACCATAAAAGGGGGGAAGATTATATGA
- a CDS encoding tyrosine-type recombinase/integrase yields the protein MRGSVYKTANGYGFRIDYGRDKRGKRKQKRYSGYKTKKLAEKAMSNILNDVNEGTYVPPQNITFVEFLQNWVNGRKNSLSKGTAKTYQYLVDMHVSEFFHNIKLTDLEVEDFDDFYNHLLNEKELSPATIRKIHHSICKAGLNEAIRKKHLKDNPSTLADLPSFEKTRIEIWDEQETQEFLKKAKKHYSYIAFHLALSTGMRQGEILALQWNQIDMERKTISVDKSLRRNMEISTTKTDAGARLVSIPDQTVDELQRHWKWQKEQQLKLGKAYENKNLVVSTKWGTLISHRNLLRAYYQIRKSLNVKPITFHELRHTHATHLLKLGFHPKIVQERLGHNSIQVTIDTYSHLMPGLQETAAQKLGNMIFDPPDISNHANYENSRR from the coding sequence ATGAGAGGTTCAGTATACAAAACTGCTAACGGATATGGCTTTAGGATTGATTACGGTAGAGATAAGCGTGGAAAAAGGAAACAGAAACGTTATTCTGGGTATAAAACAAAAAAGTTAGCTGAAAAAGCCATGTCCAATATCCTTAATGATGTGAATGAAGGTACCTATGTTCCACCACAAAACATTACATTTGTTGAGTTTCTTCAAAACTGGGTGAACGGACGCAAAAACTCTCTATCAAAAGGAACAGCTAAAACTTATCAGTATCTTGTCGATATGCACGTTTCAGAGTTTTTTCATAACATTAAGCTGACAGATCTAGAGGTTGAGGACTTCGACGATTTTTATAATCATTTGCTAAATGAAAAAGAGTTATCGCCCGCAACAATTCGAAAAATCCATCATTCCATCTGTAAGGCTGGATTGAACGAGGCTATAAGGAAAAAGCACCTCAAAGACAATCCATCAACTTTGGCAGATCTCCCTTCATTTGAGAAAACAAGGATTGAGATATGGGATGAGCAAGAAACACAAGAATTCTTAAAAAAAGCAAAAAAACATTATTCATATATAGCCTTCCACCTCGCTTTATCTACAGGCATGAGGCAGGGTGAAATATTGGCACTACAATGGAATCAGATTGATATGGAACGGAAAACGATATCTGTAGATAAGTCGTTACGCCGAAATATGGAAATCAGCACAACTAAAACAGATGCTGGTGCCCGTCTTGTTTCTATTCCAGATCAAACCGTAGACGAGTTACAAAGACATTGGAAATGGCAAAAAGAACAGCAATTAAAATTAGGAAAAGCTTATGAAAATAAGAATTTAGTTGTTTCCACAAAGTGGGGAACCCTCATTTCTCATCGAAATTTACTTAGAGCATATTATCAAATTAGAAAATCTTTAAACGTCAAACCCATTACATTCCATGAATTAAGGCACACACATGCAACACATTTACTAAAGTTAGGATTCCATCCCAAAATTGTTCAAGAAAGATTAGGTCACAACTCCATCCAAGTTACAATTGACACCTACTCGCACTTAATGCCAGGATTACAAGAAACAGCTGCACAAAAACTCGGAAACATGATATTTGATCCTCCCGATATTTCAAACCATGCAAACTATGAAAACTCTCGTAGATAG
- a CDS encoding DnaD domain-containing protein has translation MNYMKELNAFRDWLLMNDLPTSAIALWHTLMSINNMTGWKERFNAPNSTVERLTGLSKQGLVDARKVLINNNLIEYQKGKRNQAPVYKMISLVNSDDLSSYHILDSNPDQTLDLTSDQNLTIPKQKRNGHEGEEDEEETRTEDPYVVYQENFGVMRPMITESISDWCTFFSSEVVVAAMKRSIKQNARSFAYIESILRNWAQQGIKTIDDIKAYERQPSQTSKTIPFPKHKDQRLEALQRMREKRE, from the coding sequence ATGAACTATATGAAGGAGCTTAACGCCTTTAGGGATTGGCTGCTTATGAACGATCTACCCACCAGTGCAATTGCTTTATGGCACACACTGATGTCCATAAACAATATGACCGGCTGGAAAGAACGATTCAATGCGCCAAATTCCACAGTAGAACGATTGACCGGACTTTCAAAGCAAGGGCTGGTTGATGCTCGAAAGGTACTGATCAATAATAACTTGATCGAGTATCAAAAAGGTAAAAGAAATCAAGCTCCTGTTTATAAAATGATTTCATTAGTCAACTCAGATGACTTAAGTTCTTACCATATACTTGACTCAAATCCCGACCAAACGCTTGACTTAACATCTGATCAGAACTTGACCATACCTAAACAGAAACGAAATGGTCATGAAGGAGAGGAAGATGAAGAGGAGACGCGCACAGAAGATCCATATGTTGTCTATCAAGAAAACTTTGGAGTGATGCGGCCGATGATCACCGAATCCATCAGCGATTGGTGTACTTTTTTCTCCTCAGAAGTTGTCGTTGCTGCAATGAAAAGAAGTATAAAGCAAAATGCTCGATCCTTTGCTTACATCGAAAGCATTCTCAGGAATTGGGCCCAACAAGGCATAAAAACGATCGATGATATCAAGGCATACGAACGACAGCCAAGCCAAACATCAAAGACCATTCCTTTTCCAAAGCATAAAGATCAGCGATTAGAAGCACTTCAACGAATGCGAGAAAAGAGGGAGTAA
- the spx gene encoding transcriptional regulator Spx, translating to MITVYTSSSCLSCRKTKEWLREHRLPFREIDITKTKLTIDEVKHIFSLTENGIDDVISRQSKAFARLAIDMEDLSLHTLFHIICKHPTLLKRPIIMDDKQLLAGYHDEEIRRFLPRSVRNQLKEGIYV from the coding sequence ATGATTACCGTGTATACATCGTCAAGTTGTTTGTCATGCCGGAAAACAAAGGAATGGTTACGAGAACATCGGCTTCCCTTTCGTGAAATAGATATCACGAAAACGAAACTGACCATCGATGAGGTCAAACACATTTTTTCATTGACGGAGAATGGCATCGATGATGTGATTTCGAGACAATCGAAAGCTTTTGCCAGATTGGCGATCGATATGGAAGATTTATCTTTGCATACGCTCTTCCACATCATTTGTAAACATCCAACGCTTTTAAAACGACCGATTATTATGGATGATAAGCAGTTGCTCGCCGGCTATCATGATGAGGAGATTCGTCGCTTTCTCCCACGATCTGTTCGGAACCAATTAAAGGAGGGGATATATGTGTAG
- a CDS encoding DUF7667 family protein has product MNPVAERLIVLVLESDKRTLTQAELVELNESKQYFNNFFWEYEKLNVMSYVASETDDYKWQHDILERVEQLKGGRA; this is encoded by the coding sequence ATGAACCCGGTCGCCGAACGGTTAATTGTTCTTGTCCTGGAATCTGATAAAAGAACCCTCACTCAAGCAGAGTTGGTAGAACTTAACGAGAGCAAACAGTATTTCAATAATTTCTTCTGGGAATACGAGAAATTAAATGTCATGTCTTATGTCGCATCAGAGACCGACGATTACAAGTGGCAACATGACATTCTTGAACGTGTTGAACAACTGAAAGGAGGGCGAGCATGA
- a CDS encoding replicative DNA helicase — protein sequence MIDCIESEHAVLGSILIDPTLIHESVLQPSNFAKVDHCLIFKAMRTVAEEGAEPELAAVTTALGESTNQIGGIQYLTQLAGSVATTATFNHHERKIVEAYRLRESRKAAIRYVENPKDSAFQRLFQELTDLQRLGEINQEKTLKEWLYEISDDISGTQKENQNSYKTEYESFDQMTGGLQRKELIVVAARPSMGKTAFALNIGSSHCKNEGRCLLFSLEMGSKQLLHRMISADAQIDGQKWKFPSRFFSEEDYDRATTSIATLLDWKLDMYENTSLINDICSISRQTARENPDDDLLIVIDYLQMIQGSGRYERKDLEVGAITRELKRLATDLNIPIVVLSQLSRNVENRHNKRPVMADLRDSGNIEQDADIIAFLYREEYYDQESKHPNQVEVDVSKQRNGPTGTIHLGFMKECGRFIDIDGKHERNVV from the coding sequence ATGATTGACTGTATAGAGTCCGAGCATGCGGTATTAGGGTCGATTCTTATTGACCCTACATTGATACATGAGTCGGTGCTCCAACCCTCCAATTTCGCAAAGGTTGATCATTGCCTGATTTTTAAAGCCATGAGAACGGTCGCAGAGGAAGGAGCAGAACCTGAATTAGCCGCCGTTACAACAGCATTAGGAGAATCCACAAATCAAATCGGTGGGATTCAATACCTGACGCAGCTAGCAGGTTCAGTCGCAACGACTGCTACGTTTAACCATCATGAACGTAAAATAGTAGAAGCTTACCGGCTCAGAGAAAGCCGTAAAGCAGCGATTCGATACGTGGAAAATCCGAAAGATTCAGCTTTTCAGCGATTATTTCAGGAATTAACGGATCTTCAACGTTTGGGAGAGATCAACCAAGAGAAAACGTTAAAGGAATGGTTGTATGAGATCTCTGATGATATTAGTGGTACACAGAAAGAAAATCAGAACAGTTACAAGACAGAATATGAATCTTTTGATCAAATGACCGGCGGGTTACAACGGAAAGAATTGATTGTTGTCGCTGCTCGTCCCTCCATGGGGAAAACCGCCTTTGCATTAAACATTGGATCTAGCCATTGTAAAAACGAAGGCAGATGTCTTTTATTTAGCCTGGAGATGGGGTCCAAGCAGCTATTACACCGGATGATTTCGGCGGATGCCCAAATCGATGGTCAAAAATGGAAATTTCCCTCTCGATTTTTTAGTGAAGAAGACTATGATCGGGCAACGACTTCAATCGCCACGTTACTAGATTGGAAGTTAGATATGTACGAGAATACATCGTTGATCAATGATATTTGTTCCATTTCCCGCCAGACGGCAAGAGAAAACCCAGATGATGACTTACTCATCGTGATCGATTATTTACAGATGATCCAAGGTTCCGGACGTTATGAGCGTAAAGATTTGGAAGTAGGCGCCATTACTCGTGAACTTAAGCGACTGGCTACGGATCTCAATATTCCTATTGTTGTTTTATCTCAACTATCAAGAAATGTTGAAAACCGTCATAATAAACGCCCCGTGATGGCTGACCTTAGAGACTCTGGAAATATCGAGCAAGATGCGGATATAATTGCCTTTTTATATCGCGAGGAATACTATGACCAAGAATCCAAGCATCCAAACCAAGTAGAAGTGGATGTTTCGAAACAAAGAAATGGACCAACAGGAACGATTCATCTGGGCTTTATGAAAGAATGTGGGCGTTTCATTGATATCGACGGTAAGCATGAAAGGAATGTCGTATGA
- a CDS encoding helix-turn-helix domain-containing protein: protein MSIEETIQKAVQEAIQPLEEKLDKLTVHDDPYPRRLTVKEAAEILRVSENRVRELANYVEGFPSTRAEGEKSRIYIPRDRLYQWIENNYELIP, encoded by the coding sequence ATGAGTATTGAAGAAACCATCCAGAAAGCTGTTCAGGAAGCCATTCAACCATTAGAAGAAAAGCTGGACAAACTGACTGTTCATGATGATCCATATCCTCGCAGGCTCACGGTTAAAGAAGCCGCAGAGATTCTCAGAGTTTCTGAAAACCGAGTAAGAGAACTCGCTAACTATGTCGAAGGTTTTCCGTCCACACGTGCTGAGGGTGAAAAGAGTCGAATTTATATCCCACGCGACCGCCTATATCAATGGATCGAGAATAACTATGAGCTCATCCCATAA
- the copZ gene encoding copper chaperone CopZ, whose product MKEMTLNVQGMSCGHCVNSIEGNVGSLNGVDNVQVHLSEGKVDVTFDPNKVDLEKITEEIEDQGYDVA is encoded by the coding sequence ATGAAGGAAATGACATTAAACGTACAAGGGATGTCTTGTGGCCATTGTGTAAACTCCATTGAAGGTAATGTCGGCAGCCTAAATGGCGTAGATAATGTGCAGGTTCATTTGAGTGAAGGAAAAGTAGATGTCACCTTTGATCCGAACAAAGTAGATCTGGAAAAAATTACAGAAGAGATTGAAGATCAGGGATATGATGTAGCCTAA
- a CDS encoding metal-sensitive transcriptional regulator — MTAQEKRTVQPNKQELLNRLKRIEGQVRGVQKMIDEDKYCVDILHQISAIQSAMKKVSIALMEDHTNHCVANAIQEGNKEEMIDELMDVMKRLM; from the coding sequence ATGACAGCGCAAGAAAAAAGAACGGTCCAGCCAAACAAACAAGAATTACTCAATCGTTTGAAACGCATTGAAGGTCAAGTGCGTGGGGTGCAAAAGATGATTGATGAGGATAAGTATTGCGTGGATATTCTCCATCAAATCTCGGCGATTCAATCAGCCATGAAAAAGGTGAGTATTGCTTTGATGGAAGATCATACAAACCACTGTGTCGCCAATGCCATCCAAGAAGGTAACAAGGAAGAAATGATCGATGAATTGATGGATGTCATGAAGCGATTAATGTGA
- a CDS encoding replicative helicase loader/inhibitor: MEYNLAIDILESIAAVYPRFELSEKKIKIIMPALLKMDYEGVMANVERHVTKNPFPPTIAEIASYPAQKNESLEKWREWELEAAKVSQERKNQFAIDLKKVLAEKASDKND, translated from the coding sequence ATGGAGTACAATCTGGCTATAGATATTTTGGAATCGATTGCGGCTGTGTACCCCCGATTCGAACTTAGCGAAAAGAAAATCAAAATAATCATGCCTGCCCTTCTTAAAATGGATTATGAAGGCGTTATGGCCAATGTTGAGCGTCATGTAACAAAAAATCCCTTTCCACCTACGATCGCTGAAATTGCTTCGTACCCTGCTCAAAAAAATGAAAGCCTTGAGAAATGGCGGGAATGGGAATTGGAGGCGGCAAAAGTTTCTCAAGAACGTAAAAATCAATTCGCTATCGATCTTAAAAAGGTATTGGCAGAGAAAGCGAGTGATAAGAATGATTGA
- a CDS encoding heavy metal translocating P-type ATPase, which translates to MTCAACATKIEKGLAKIDGVSEANVNFAMEKTNVVYDPDQTDVQDFEAKIDKLGYQVIHENQTFDISGMTCAACATKIEKKLSKMEGVSSATVNFAMENASVEYDKGQVSVGNMIEGIRKLGYTLKPQQSREESASTKDQEIRKQTGKFIFAAILTLPLFWTMVAHFEFTSFLYMPDMFMNPWVQLALAAPVQFFVGAQFYSGSYKALKNKSANMDVLIALGTTAAFFYSIFLGWEWYATGQQGMPELYFETAAVIITLVVLGKLFEVRAKGRTSKAIEKLLGMQAKTAHIIRNGEEMKVAIEEVLVGDTVMVRPGEKVPVDGRIHEGQSAMDESMITGESIPIDKKPGDEVIGSTINKNGLLKVEATKVGKDTALSQIVKVVEEAQGSKANVQRTVDKVSGIFVPVVVLFAIATFLVWYFVINPGDLRSALVPLITILVIACPCALGLATPTSIMAGTGRSAENGVLFKGGEHLENTRGIQTIVLDKTGTVTKGEPALTNVEVAPDFNEESVLAIVGAVEKNSEHPLAEAMVKGIEEKGISLRESEGFEALPGFGVRAFVDGDEVLVGTRKLMQTSSVPIGSAGDEMSVLEKEGKTAMLIAIDGKYAGMIAVADTVKETSQAAIKRLHDLGLEVAMLTGDNQQTAEAIGKQVGIDRVIAEVVPEQKAEEIKKIQDQGKKVAMVGDGINDAPALAVADIGMAIGTGTDVAIESADITLMRGDLHSVADSVQLSTKTFRNIKQNLFFAFFYNTASIPIAAAGLLAPWVAGAAMAFSSVSVVLNALRLQRLKLSR; encoded by the coding sequence ATGACCTGTGCGGCTTGTGCCACAAAAATTGAGAAAGGTCTTGCCAAAATCGACGGGGTCAGCGAAGCAAATGTGAATTTTGCGATGGAAAAAACCAATGTTGTTTACGATCCCGATCAAACGGATGTCCAAGATTTTGAAGCGAAAATTGATAAACTTGGGTATCAAGTGATTCATGAAAATCAAACCTTTGATATTTCGGGCATGACCTGTGCGGCTTGTGCGACAAAAATTGAAAAAAAGCTCTCGAAAATGGAAGGAGTCTCTTCGGCAACGGTCAATTTTGCCATGGAGAATGCTTCCGTTGAATATGATAAAGGCCAAGTATCCGTCGGTAATATGATCGAAGGGATCCGCAAATTGGGATATACCCTTAAACCGCAACAATCACGGGAAGAATCAGCAAGTACGAAAGATCAAGAAATACGCAAGCAAACCGGCAAATTTATTTTTGCGGCGATTTTAACGTTGCCATTGTTTTGGACGATGGTGGCCCACTTTGAGTTTACGTCCTTCCTCTATATGCCGGATATGTTTATGAATCCTTGGGTGCAGCTAGCGCTTGCGGCTCCCGTACAGTTCTTCGTTGGGGCCCAGTTTTACAGTGGTTCCTACAAAGCCTTGAAAAACAAAAGTGCAAACATGGATGTATTGATTGCCCTCGGAACAACGGCGGCCTTTTTCTATAGCATCTTCTTGGGTTGGGAATGGTATGCCACTGGGCAACAAGGGATGCCGGAGCTTTACTTTGAGACGGCTGCCGTGATTATTACGCTCGTGGTCCTCGGGAAACTGTTTGAAGTACGTGCCAAAGGACGCACGAGCAAAGCGATTGAAAAGTTGCTCGGTATGCAAGCCAAAACGGCACACATCATTCGTAATGGCGAGGAAATGAAAGTCGCTATTGAAGAAGTGCTTGTGGGAGACACGGTTATGGTGCGCCCCGGAGAGAAAGTGCCGGTGGACGGAAGGATTCATGAAGGGCAATCGGCCATGGACGAATCGATGATCACTGGTGAAAGTATCCCGATTGACAAGAAACCAGGAGACGAGGTCATCGGGTCAACGATCAATAAGAATGGGCTTCTCAAAGTCGAAGCGACGAAAGTCGGGAAAGATACGGCGCTTTCCCAAATTGTGAAAGTTGTAGAAGAAGCGCAAGGAAGCAAGGCAAATGTCCAACGGACGGTTGATAAAGTGTCAGGGATTTTTGTGCCCGTCGTTGTCTTGTTTGCCATTGCAACGTTCCTTGTTTGGTATTTCGTGATCAACCCCGGGGATTTACGTTCAGCGTTAGTGCCCCTCATTACCATCCTCGTCATCGCTTGCCCCTGTGCGCTTGGATTAGCAACACCAACATCCATTATGGCAGGTACGGGTCGCTCTGCTGAAAATGGTGTGCTCTTTAAGGGCGGCGAGCACTTGGAAAACACACGTGGGATCCAAACGATCGTACTTGACAAGACGGGCACAGTGACAAAGGGAGAACCTGCATTGACAAATGTCGAAGTAGCTCCTGATTTCAATGAGGAATCAGTGCTTGCCATCGTCGGTGCCGTAGAGAAAAACTCGGAGCACCCCCTTGCAGAAGCGATGGTCAAAGGCATTGAAGAAAAAGGAATCTCGTTGCGAGAGAGCGAAGGTTTCGAAGCGTTGCCAGGATTTGGAGTGCGTGCCTTTGTCGATGGAGACGAAGTCCTTGTCGGGACACGCAAACTCATGCAAACATCTTCTGTCCCGATCGGATCTGCTGGTGATGAGATGTCCGTCCTCGAGAAAGAAGGAAAGACAGCGATGCTCATTGCTATTGACGGCAAGTATGCCGGGATGATTGCTGTTGCCGATACGGTGAAAGAAACGTCCCAAGCCGCGATTAAACGGCTGCATGACCTCGGCTTAGAAGTGGCTATGCTGACGGGAGACAATCAGCAAACGGCCGAAGCGATCGGCAAGCAAGTCGGAATTGACCGTGTGATTGCAGAAGTGGTTCCGGAACAAAAAGCCGAAGAAATTAAAAAGATCCAAGACCAAGGCAAAAAAGTTGCCATGGTTGGCGATGGCATTAACGATGCACCGGCACTCGCGGTCGCCGATATTGGGATGGCGATCGGAACAGGGACAGATGTGGCGATTGAATCCGCCGATATTACGCTTATGCGCGGCGACTTGCACAGTGTGGCTGATAGCGTGCAGCTCAGTACAAAAACGTTTCGCAACATTAAGCAGAACCTATTTTTTGCCTTCTTTTACAATACGGCATCCATCCCGATTGCCGCAGCCGGTCTACTTGCTCCATGGGTGGCCGGGGCAGCGATGGCCTTCAGTTCGGTATCCGTTGTATTGAATGCCTTGCGTTTGCAACGTTTGAAGTTAAGCCGATAA
- a CDS encoding helix-turn-helix transcriptional regulator produces MRKWLKDIRDQKGYTQEKVAELANIHRAYYTMIESGTRNPSVTASKAIGEALDFQWTIFFDDGCNDTKQIIASL; encoded by the coding sequence ATGAGAAAATGGCTTAAAGATATTAGGGATCAAAAAGGTTACACTCAGGAAAAAGTTGCGGAATTAGCAAATATCCACAGAGCATATTATACAATGATTGAATCTGGGACAAGAAATCCAAGTGTTACAGCTTCCAAAGCAATAGGAGAAGCACTTGATTTTCAGTGGACTATTTTTTTTGATGATGGATGTAACGATACGAAACAAATAATCGCGTCATTATAA
- a CDS encoding helix-turn-helix domain-containing protein, translating to MNTYYRKSNLGEWLRYFRINSRDSSIESQSSLGKELHLDQKQISKIERGEVEPRIETAFKWCEITGWEEGQDIIAHMYQLHLFAVPPVHPELSARLSDSIGNMRQQMLTAIESLDHIERVNNKRRPGRDLEIDDVLKKRISDLFDLMPAVKSMMYAAKRDIGLDIKEINQMWTRRCVADQVVMPTMSQMEQEKVMV from the coding sequence GTGAATACGTACTATCGTAAATCAAATCTCGGGGAGTGGTTGCGATACTTTAGAATAAATAGCCGAGACTCTAGCATTGAATCGCAAAGTTCATTAGGAAAAGAGTTACATTTGGATCAAAAGCAAATCTCAAAAATCGAACGCGGGGAAGTAGAGCCACGAATCGAGACTGCTTTTAAATGGTGTGAGATTACTGGATGGGAAGAAGGTCAAGACATCATCGCTCATATGTATCAACTCCATCTTTTTGCAGTTCCGCCCGTACATCCTGAATTGAGCGCGCGTCTATCAGATTCAATTGGTAACATGCGTCAGCAAATGCTGACAGCCATTGAATCACTCGATCACATTGAAAGGGTCAACAATAAACGTAGGCCTGGCAGAGATTTAGAAATCGATGATGTATTAAAGAAGAGGATCAGCGATTTGTTCGACCTTATGCCAGCTGTAAAAAGCATGATGTACGCCGCAAAACGTGACATCGGTCTGGATATTAAAGAAATCAATCAAATGTGGACCCGTAGGTGCGTCGCAGATCAGGTGGTTATGCCGACAATGAGCCAAATGGAGCAGGAGAAGGTGATGGTGTGA
- a CDS encoding helix-turn-helix domain-containing protein: MLKDRLTQLRKANKKTQQDMAPILGITRPAYTAYERGTRNPDYDTLRKIAEYFDVTTDYLLGLTDDPNTQSLPAADNEEEKIFFSGGYESLTAEEKEHLEEELQRFRKMKKRWEELYRKGDKEE, translated from the coding sequence GTGTTAAAAGATAGATTAACGCAATTAAGAAAAGCAAATAAAAAAACCCAACAAGATATGGCCCCTATATTAGGGATCACTAGACCAGCATATACAGCATACGAACGAGGGACACGAAACCCTGATTATGATACGTTACGAAAAATTGCTGAATACTTCGATGTAACCACCGACTACCTACTCGGTCTCACCGACGACCCCAATACTCAATCGCTTCCTGCAGCTGATAACGAGGAAGAGAAAATTTTCTTTTCCGGGGGATACGAAAGTCTAACAGCAGAAGAAAAAGAGCATCTGGAAGAAGAATTACAGCGATTTCGGAAAATGAAAAAGCGGTGGGAGGAACTGTACAGAAAGGGAGATAAAGAAGAGTGA
- a CDS encoding glutaredoxin family protein encodes MYELELYTHPLCSDCKESKAYLDEQNVLYTEYDVSKAAEKEDALKKQTGSKVVPGFVFTKKSLLGKMKRPLVFTGFERNASEIKSLIQKM; translated from the coding sequence ATGTATGAACTCGAGCTATATACGCATCCACTTTGTTCCGACTGCAAAGAAAGTAAAGCGTACTTGGACGAACAAAATGTGCTATACACGGAGTATGACGTAAGCAAAGCAGCCGAGAAAGAAGATGCCTTAAAAAAACAAACCGGATCGAAAGTTGTACCGGGTTTTGTTTTCACCAAAAAGTCACTGCTGGGAAAAATGAAAAGACCACTAGTCTTTACTGGATTTGAACGCAATGCATCTGAGATAAAATCGTTGATTCAAAAGATGTGA